Proteins from a single region of Streptomyces sp. Tu 3180:
- a CDS encoding TIGR03936 family radical SAM-associated protein — translation MQRIRLRYTKRGRLRFTSHRDFQRAFERALRRAEVPMAYSAGFTPHPKVSYANAAPTGTGSEAEYLEIALTEPRDPERLRVLLDESLPDGLDVVEAVEARTSGLADRLTASVWELRLDGVAPEDARRAVDAFNAAGTVEVQRLTKNGVRTFDARSAVVGLESAETPSSRPDASVGSTAATDVALHAGPTDRPCAILRLVVRHVTPAVRPDDVLSGLRAVADLAPPVPAAVTRLAQGLLDEETGTVTDPLAPDREAAATEPHPAAATAAATAPA, via the coding sequence GTGCAGCGCATTCGACTGCGCTACACCAAGCGCGGCCGCCTCCGGTTCACCAGCCACCGTGACTTCCAGCGCGCCTTCGAGCGTGCGCTGCGCCGTGCCGAGGTGCCGATGGCGTACTCGGCGGGGTTCACGCCGCACCCGAAGGTGTCGTACGCCAATGCCGCACCCACCGGCACGGGCAGCGAGGCGGAGTACCTGGAGATCGCGCTCACCGAGCCGCGTGATCCCGAGCGGCTCCGGGTCCTCCTCGACGAGTCGTTGCCCGACGGGCTCGACGTCGTCGAGGCGGTCGAGGCCCGCACGTCGGGGCTCGCCGACCGGCTCACGGCCTCCGTGTGGGAGCTGCGACTGGACGGTGTCGCCCCCGAGGACGCCCGCCGCGCGGTGGACGCCTTCAACGCGGCCGGGACCGTCGAGGTGCAGCGACTCACCAAGAACGGCGTCCGCACCTTCGACGCCCGCTCCGCGGTCGTGGGCCTGGAGAGCGCGGAAACGCCCTCTTCGCGGCCCGACGCGAGCGTCGGCTCCACCGCAGCGACAGACGTCGCGCTCCATGCTGGGCCGACCGACCGGCCCTGTGCGATACTGCGGCTGGTTGTTCGGCACGTGACGCCTGCCGTACGACCCGACGACGTCCTGTCCGGTCTCCGCGCCGTGGCCGACCTGGCGCCGCCGGTCCCCGCAGCGGTGACCAGGCTGGCGCAGGGGCTGCTCGATGAAGAGACCGGCACGGTGACCGACCCGCTCGCGCCCGACCGCGAGGCAGCAGCGACCGAGCCGCATCCGGCCGCCGCCACTGCCGCCGCGACGGCGCCGGCGTAA
- the mrdA gene encoding penicillin-binding protein 2, translating to MTNIPETGRSPRVQIRLVVIQVLVLSLLGTLGGRLWYLQIREGDQYAKEASGNHVQQVVQPAVRGSILDARGVPLADNETRLVVSASRTDLLKMKDDGEAVLTKLAGVLGMAPKEVMEKVRLCDAETPQPCWNGSPYQPIPITDEATPKQALQIRERAEDFPGITAEPQALRRYPSPGKANTAQVLGYLSPVTDEEIQKAQDTSSPYLRSDMVGRSGLERQYDRQLRGKAGVTRYEVDKLGRVIGQAQSDPAQPGANLVTSVDARVQRIAEYELNEAMKAARKVMDRNTNRLYEADSGAVVVMEAKTGRVVAMASNPTYDPNAWVGGISAKDYAALTGKKSNYPLLNRAIQGQSAPGSIFKVIPTAAAVNAGYSFDGPYDCSSSYSIGGQVFKNFESQNHGPISLGRALEVSCDTVFYRLSHEEWKRDGGNKPKKNPDDWFYKTAHQFGLGEETGIDLPNEVTGRVPDRQWKLDYWKANKDAWCKTGKKDGSYAERIAYENCLEGNRLRAGDSVNYSIGQGDTLVTPIQMATIYAALANGGTLYAPTVGKAVISPDGKTVTEIEPQAHGKLPLTKKTLKEIDAALEGVATRGTAAWRFGGWPQDEIPMHAKTGTAEVYGKQTTSWFATYTEDYSIVMTISQGGTGSGASGPAVRNIYNALYGVSADGEIDEKKALLPTPQKNLPEVRTDGTIKSPKLSKDPAKDRATPSPDARATAPQDGQEDPADQQQAATVPSPEIGNRDTRRRDRRRDGGPRRGDGRPRCRTRHGRGGTGARRTAA from the coding sequence GTGACCAACATCCCCGAGACCGGTCGCAGTCCACGGGTCCAGATCCGGCTCGTCGTCATCCAGGTCCTCGTCCTCTCCCTCCTCGGCACCCTCGGCGGACGCCTGTGGTACCTCCAGATCCGCGAGGGCGACCAGTACGCCAAGGAGGCCTCCGGCAACCACGTCCAGCAGGTCGTCCAGCCCGCGGTCCGCGGCTCCATCCTGGACGCGCGCGGCGTCCCCCTCGCCGACAACGAGACCCGCCTGGTCGTCTCCGCCTCCCGCACCGACCTGCTGAAGATGAAGGACGACGGCGAGGCGGTCCTCACCAAACTCGCCGGCGTCCTCGGCATGGCCCCCAAGGAGGTCATGGAGAAGGTCCGGCTCTGCGACGCCGAAACCCCCCAGCCCTGCTGGAACGGCTCGCCGTACCAGCCCATCCCCATCACCGACGAGGCCACCCCCAAGCAGGCCCTGCAGATCCGCGAACGCGCCGAGGACTTCCCCGGCATCACCGCCGAACCGCAGGCCCTGCGCCGCTACCCGAGCCCCGGCAAGGCCAACACCGCCCAGGTGCTCGGCTACCTCTCGCCCGTCACCGACGAGGAGATCCAGAAGGCGCAGGACACCAGCTCGCCCTACCTGCGCTCCGACATGGTCGGCCGCTCCGGCCTGGAGCGCCAGTACGACAGACAGCTGCGCGGCAAGGCCGGCGTCACCCGCTACGAGGTCGACAAGCTCGGCCGCGTCATCGGCCAGGCCCAGTCCGATCCCGCCCAGCCCGGCGCCAACCTCGTCACCAGCGTCGACGCCCGCGTCCAGCGGATCGCCGAGTACGAGCTGAACGAGGCGATGAAGGCCGCCCGCAAGGTGATGGACCGCAACACCAACCGCCTCTACGAGGCCGACTCCGGAGCCGTCGTCGTCATGGAGGCCAAGACCGGGCGCGTCGTCGCCATGGCCTCCAACCCGACGTACGACCCCAACGCCTGGGTCGGCGGCATCTCCGCCAAGGACTACGCCGCCCTCACCGGAAAGAAGTCCAACTACCCGCTGCTCAACCGCGCCATCCAGGGCCAGTCGGCACCCGGCTCCATCTTCAAGGTCATCCCGACGGCCGCCGCGGTGAACGCCGGCTACTCCTTCGACGGCCCCTACGACTGCTCCAGCTCGTACTCCATCGGCGGCCAGGTCTTCAAGAACTTCGAATCCCAGAACCACGGCCCGATCAGCCTCGGCCGCGCCCTCGAGGTCTCCTGCGACACCGTCTTCTACCGCCTCTCCCACGAGGAGTGGAAGCGCGACGGCGGCAACAAGCCGAAGAAGAACCCCGACGACTGGTTCTACAAGACCGCCCACCAGTTCGGCCTCGGCGAGGAGACCGGCATCGACCTGCCCAACGAGGTCACCGGCCGCGTCCCCGACCGCCAGTGGAAGCTGGACTACTGGAAGGCCAACAAGGACGCCTGGTGCAAGACCGGCAAGAAGGACGGCAGCTACGCCGAGCGCATCGCCTACGAGAACTGCCTCGAAGGCAACCGGCTGCGCGCCGGTGACTCCGTCAACTACTCCATCGGCCAGGGCGACACCCTCGTCACCCCCATCCAGATGGCCACCATCTACGCGGCCCTCGCCAACGGCGGCACCCTCTACGCCCCCACCGTCGGCAAGGCCGTCATCAGCCCCGACGGGAAGACGGTCACCGAGATCGAGCCCCAGGCGCACGGCAAGCTGCCGCTGACGAAGAAGACCCTCAAGGAGATAGACGCAGCCCTCGAGGGAGTCGCCACCCGCGGTACGGCCGCCTGGCGGTTCGGGGGCTGGCCGCAGGACGAGATCCCGATGCACGCCAAGACCGGTACCGCCGAGGTCTACGGCAAGCAGACCACCTCCTGGTTCGCCACCTACACCGAGGACTACTCGATCGTCATGACGATCTCCCAGGGTGGCACCGGCTCCGGCGCCTCGGGCCCCGCCGTGCGCAACATCTACAACGCGCTGTACGGCGTCTCCGCGGACGGCGAGATCGACGAGAAGAAGGCGCTCCTGCCCACCCCGCAGAAGAACCTCCCCGAGGTCAGGACGGACGGCACCATCAAGTCCCCGAAGCTCTCCAAGGACCCCGCCAAGGACCGCGCGACCCCCTCGCCCGACGCGCGGGCCACCGCCCCGCAGGACGGCCAGGAGGACCCCGCCGACCAGCAGCAGGCGGCCACCGTCCCCTCACCGGAGATCGGGAACCGCGACACCCGGCGCCGCGACCGGCGCCGGGACGGCGGACCACGCCGGGGCGACGGGCGCCCCCGCTGCCGCACGCGCCACGGACGAGGCGGCACCGGAGCGCGGAGGACAGCGGCATGA
- a CDS encoding TIGR03960 family B12-binding radical SAM protein, with protein sequence MPAEAAESVKSVFPQLEALLPHVQKPIQYVGGELNSTVKPWDSCDVRWALMYPDAYEVGLPNQGVMILYEVLNEQDGVLAERTYSVWPDLEALMREHRVPQFTVDSHRPVKAFDVFGLSFSTELGYTNMLTALDLAGIPLESRDRGLDDPIVMAGGHAAFNPEPIADFIDCAVIGDGEQAVLEVTRIIRAWKEEGRPGGREELLFRLARTGGVYVPGFYDVEYLPDGRIARVVPNKSGVPWRVSKHTVMDLDEWPYPKQPLVPLAETVHERMSVEIFRGCTRGCRFCQAGMITRPVRERSITGIGEMVDKGLKATGFEEVGLLSLSSADHSEIGDIAKGLADRYEDDKIGLSLPSTRVDAFNIDLANELTRNGRRSGLTFAPEGGSERIRKVINKMVSEDDLIRTVATAYGNGWRQVKLYFMCGLPTETDDDVLQIADMATRVIAKGREVSGSNDIRCTVSIGGFVPKPHTPFQWAPQLSAEETDERLAKLRDRIRGDKKYGRSIGFRYHDGKPGIVEGLLSRGDRRIGAVIRAVYEDGGRFDGWREHFSYDRWMNCAEKALAPFGVDVDWYTTRERTYEEVLPWDHLDSGLDKDWLWEDWQDALDETEVDDCRWTPCFDCGVCPQMDTAIQIGPTGKKLLPLTVKNSAPAPSGHAH encoded by the coding sequence ATGCCTGCCGAAGCCGCCGAGTCTGTGAAGTCTGTGTTTCCGCAGCTCGAAGCTCTGCTCCCGCATGTGCAGAAGCCGATCCAGTACGTCGGCGGAGAGCTCAACTCCACGGTCAAGCCGTGGGACAGCTGCGACGTCCGCTGGGCGCTCATGTACCCCGACGCCTACGAGGTCGGACTGCCCAACCAGGGCGTCATGATCCTCTACGAGGTGCTCAACGAGCAGGACGGCGTCCTGGCCGAGCGCACCTACAGCGTCTGGCCGGACCTCGAGGCGCTGATGCGGGAGCACCGCGTCCCGCAGTTCACGGTCGACAGCCACCGCCCGGTGAAGGCCTTCGACGTGTTCGGCCTGAGCTTCTCCACCGAGCTCGGCTACACCAACATGCTCACCGCCCTGGACCTGGCCGGCATCCCGCTGGAGTCCAGGGACCGCGGCCTCGACGACCCGATCGTCATGGCCGGCGGCCACGCCGCCTTCAACCCCGAGCCGATCGCCGACTTCATCGACTGCGCGGTCATCGGCGACGGCGAGCAGGCCGTCCTGGAGGTCACCCGGATCATCCGCGCCTGGAAGGAGGAGGGCCGCCCCGGCGGCCGCGAGGAACTCCTCTTCCGCCTGGCGAGGACCGGCGGGGTCTACGTCCCCGGCTTCTACGACGTCGAGTACCTCCCCGACGGCCGCATCGCCCGGGTCGTGCCGAACAAGTCGGGCGTGCCGTGGCGCGTGTCCAAGCACACGGTGATGGACCTCGACGAGTGGCCCTACCCCAAGCAGCCCCTCGTCCCGCTCGCCGAGACCGTCCACGAGCGCATGTCCGTGGAGATCTTCCGCGGCTGCACCCGCGGCTGCCGCTTCTGCCAGGCCGGCATGATCACCCGCCCGGTCCGCGAGCGCTCGATCACCGGCATCGGCGAGATGGTCGACAAGGGCCTGAAGGCGACCGGCTTCGAGGAGGTCGGCCTCCTCTCCCTCTCCTCCGCCGACCACTCGGAGATCGGCGACATCGCCAAGGGCCTCGCCGACCGCTACGAGGACGACAAGATCGGCCTCTCGCTCCCCTCGACCCGCGTCGACGCCTTCAACATCGACCTGGCGAACGAGCTGACCCGCAACGGCCGCCGCTCGGGCCTCACCTTCGCCCCCGAGGGCGGCTCGGAGCGCATCCGCAAGGTCATCAACAAGATGGTCTCCGAGGACGACCTCATCCGGACCGTCGCCACGGCCTACGGCAACGGCTGGCGCCAGGTGAAGCTGTACTTCATGTGCGGCCTGCCCACCGAGACCGACGACGACGTCCTGCAGATCGCCGACATGGCCACCCGCGTGATCGCCAAGGGCCGCGAGGTCTCCGGCTCCAACGACATTCGCTGCACGGTCTCCATCGGCGGCTTCGTCCCCAAGCCGCACACCCCCTTCCAGTGGGCCCCGCAGCTGTCGGCCGAGGAGACGGACGAGCGCCTCGCCAAGCTCCGCGACAGGATCCGCGGCGACAAGAAGTACGGCCGCTCCATCGGCTTCCGCTACCACGACGGCAAGCCCGGCATCGTCGAGGGCCTGCTCTCCCGCGGCGACCGCCGCATCGGCGCGGTCATCCGCGCGGTCTACGAGGACGGCGGCCGCTTCGACGGCTGGCGCGAGCACTTCTCCTACGACCGCTGGATGAACTGCGCGGAGAAGGCGCTGGCACCCTTCGGCGTGGACGTCGACTGGTACACCACCCGCGAGCGCACCTACGAGGAGGTCCTGCCCTGGGACCACCTCGACTCGGGCCTGGACAAGGACTGGCTCTGGGAGGACTGGCAGGACGCCCTCGACGAGACGGAGGTCGACGACTGCCGCTGGACGCCGTGCTTCGACTGCGGGGTGTGCCCGCAGATGGACACGGCCATCCAGATCGGCCCGACCGGCAAGAAGCTGCTGCCGCTGACCGTCAAGAACTCCGCGCCGGCGCCGAGCGGCCACGCCCACTGA
- the rodA gene encoding rod shape-determining protein RodA: MTGGVNSFQVSGYGPERAGWTRVFARDSLARRLDWPILLSALALSLLGSLLVYSATRNRTELNQGDPYYFLVRHWLNTGIGLALMIGTVWLGHRTLRTAVPLLYGASVFLILLVLTPLGSTVNGAHSWIKLGGGFSLQPSEFVKVTIILGMAMLLAARVDAGDKPYPDHRTVLQALGLAVVPMLIVMLMPDLGSVMVMVIIVLGVLLASGASNRWVFGLLGAGAAGAITVWQLGVLDEYQINRFAAFANPELDPAGVGYNTNQARIAIGSGGLTGSGLFQGSQTTGQFVPEQQTDFVFTVAGEELGFVGGALIIGLLGVILWRACRIARDTTDLYGTVVAAGIVAWFAFQSFENIGMTLGIMPVTGLPLPFVSYGGSSMFAVWLAVGLLQSIRVQRPMSA; encoded by the coding sequence ATGACCGGCGGCGTGAACAGCTTCCAGGTCTCCGGATACGGACCGGAGCGGGCCGGCTGGACACGGGTCTTCGCCCGTGACTCCCTCGCCCGGCGCCTCGACTGGCCGATACTGCTGTCGGCGCTCGCCCTGTCCCTGCTCGGCTCGCTCCTGGTCTACTCGGCCACCCGCAACCGCACCGAGCTCAACCAGGGCGACCCTTACTACTTCCTGGTCCGCCACTGGCTCAACACCGGCATCGGGCTGGCCCTGATGATCGGCACGGTCTGGCTCGGCCACCGCACCCTGCGCACGGCCGTGCCCCTCCTGTACGGGGCCTCGGTCTTCCTGATCCTGCTGGTGCTCACCCCCCTGGGCTCCACCGTCAACGGCGCCCACTCCTGGATCAAGCTCGGCGGCGGCTTCTCGCTCCAGCCCTCGGAGTTCGTGAAGGTCACGATCATCCTGGGCATGGCGATGCTGCTCGCCGCCCGGGTCGACGCGGGCGACAAGCCCTACCCCGACCACCGCACGGTCCTCCAGGCGCTCGGCCTGGCCGTCGTCCCCATGCTGATCGTGATGCTCATGCCCGACCTCGGCTCGGTCATGGTCATGGTCATCATCGTGCTCGGCGTGCTCCTCGCCTCCGGCGCCTCCAACCGGTGGGTCTTCGGCCTCCTCGGCGCAGGCGCGGCCGGCGCGATCACCGTCTGGCAGCTCGGCGTGCTCGACGAGTACCAGATCAACCGCTTCGCCGCCTTCGCCAACCCCGAACTCGACCCCGCCGGCGTCGGCTACAACACCAACCAGGCCCGCATCGCCATCGGCTCCGGCGGCCTCACCGGCTCCGGGCTCTTCCAGGGCTCGCAGACCACCGGCCAGTTCGTCCCCGAACAGCAGACCGACTTCGTCTTCACCGTCGCCGGCGAGGAACTCGGCTTCGTCGGCGGCGCACTGATCATCGGCCTGCTCGGCGTCATCCTCTGGCGCGCCTGCCGCATCGCCCGCGACACCACCGACCTCTACGGCACCGTCGTCGCCGCCGGCATCGTGGCCTGGTTCGCCTTCCAGTCCTTCGAGAACATCGGCATGACCCTCGGCATCATGCCCGTCACCGGCCTGCCCCTGCCGTTCGTCTCCTACGGCGGCTCGTCGATGTTCGCCGTATGGCTGGCGGTCGGCCTGCTGCAGTCCATCCGGGTGCAGCGCCCCATGTCCGCGTGA
- a CDS encoding CYTH and CHAD domain-containing protein gives MADTKREIERKYECGDTALPDLTGVPGVASVRDKGVSHLDATYYDTADERLAAASLTLRRRTGGSDAGWHLKFPVAPGVRDEIRAPLSDELPESLARLVRSRVREHALRPVVRLRSDRDVRHLLDPDGRLLAEVSVDAVHAERLTGDGGTARWTEIEVELADGGDPAFLDRVEKKLRKAGARPSKSASKLARALAETAPRAAAARPEGKQPAPATAPEAAARRKRATRAVGTPATAGDHVLAYVRAQRDALVELDPAVRQDVPDSVHRMRVATRRLRSTFRSYRAVLDREVTDPIAADLKRLAGELGLDRDQEVLAERLRTALDDLPAALVTGPVADRLTAWSEARHSGARGRLTGILDSRRHLALLDALDALLADPPLREKAAARPDKVLAKAVRKDIDKLSGLVTRALDLPPGDDRDVALHEARKKAKRTRYAAEAAAPALGAPAENLVKSVKSLQSLLGDHQDSVMARRTLRELSAVAHAAGENTFTYGVLYGREEHRAQLAEAALPEAWASVRKDVPL, from the coding sequence ATGGCGGACACCAAGCGAGAGATCGAGCGGAAGTACGAGTGCGGGGACACCGCACTGCCCGACCTGACCGGCGTCCCCGGCGTCGCGTCCGTCCGGGACAAGGGCGTCTCCCACCTCGACGCCACCTACTACGACACCGCCGACGAACGCCTGGCGGCGGCCTCCCTCACCCTGCGCCGCCGCACCGGCGGCTCCGACGCCGGCTGGCACCTCAAGTTCCCCGTCGCCCCCGGAGTACGGGACGAGATCCGCGCCCCGCTCTCCGACGAGCTCCCGGAGAGCCTCGCCCGCCTCGTCCGCTCCCGCGTCCGCGAGCACGCACTGCGCCCCGTCGTCCGGCTGCGCTCCGACCGCGACGTACGCCACCTCCTCGACCCCGACGGCCGGCTCCTCGCCGAGGTCAGCGTCGACGCCGTGCACGCCGAACGCCTCACCGGCGACGGCGGCACGGCCCGGTGGACCGAGATCGAGGTCGAGCTCGCCGACGGCGGCGACCCCGCCTTCCTCGACCGGGTGGAGAAGAAGCTCCGCAAGGCGGGCGCGCGTCCCTCGAAGTCCGCGTCGAAGCTGGCCAGGGCCCTGGCCGAGACCGCACCGCGGGCGGCGGCCGCCCGGCCCGAGGGGAAGCAGCCCGCACCGGCCACGGCACCGGAGGCGGCAGCCCGGCGGAAACGCGCGACCCGGGCGGTGGGCACGCCCGCCACCGCGGGCGACCACGTCCTCGCCTACGTCCGCGCCCAGCGCGACGCACTCGTCGAGCTCGACCCCGCCGTACGCCAGGACGTGCCCGACTCCGTGCACCGCATGAGGGTCGCCACCCGCCGCCTGCGCAGCACCTTCCGCTCCTACCGCGCCGTCCTCGACCGCGAGGTCACCGACCCGATCGCCGCCGACCTGAAACGGCTCGCCGGCGAGCTGGGCCTGGACCGCGACCAGGAGGTGCTCGCCGAGCGCCTGCGGACGGCCCTGGACGACCTGCCCGCCGCCCTCGTCACCGGCCCGGTCGCCGACCGGCTGACCGCCTGGTCCGAGGCCCGCCACAGCGGAGCCCGCGGCCGCCTCACCGGCATCCTCGACTCCCGCCGCCACCTCGCCCTGCTCGACGCCCTGGACGCCCTGCTCGCCGACCCGCCGCTGCGCGAGAAGGCCGCCGCCCGGCCGGACAAGGTGCTCGCCAAGGCCGTGCGCAAGGACATCGACAAGCTGTCCGGCCTCGTCACCCGGGCCCTCGACCTCCCGCCCGGCGACGACCGCGACGTCGCCCTGCACGAGGCCCGCAAGAAGGCCAAGCGCACCCGGTACGCGGCCGAGGCCGCCGCACCCGCGCTCGGCGCACCGGCGGAGAACCTGGTGAAGTCCGTGAAGTCGCTCCAGAGCCTGCTCGGCGACCACCAGGACAGCGTCATGGCCCGCCGGACCCTGCGCGAGCTGTCCGCCGTCGCCCACGCGGCGGGCGAGAACACCTTCACCTACGGCGTCCTCTACGGCCGCGAGGAACACCGCGCGCAGCTCGCCGAGGCGGCCCTGCCCGAAGCCTGGGCCTCGGTCAGGAAGGACGTCCCCCTCTGA
- the mreC gene encoding rod shape-determining protein MreC yields the protein MRDTRESRLLLVLLIAIAFALITVDIRGGEDSPVDGARQAAATVFGPIENGVSGAVDPIGNAVSAIRESGDRHDRLAVLERENAALKAELGSDDRDRSRLRQLDKMLKTAGQGQYGIKGAQVIAIGAAQGFSWTITIDVGAEDGIKRDMTVLNGDGLVGRVTTVGPSTATVLLASDPDFTVGTRMEATDELGFASGQGDRPLRVELLNGKAEVKKGDRLVTFGSQADKPFVPGVPVGVVSRVDPSGGDLTRTLYVTPFVSFSKLDIVGVVVQAPGKDPRDTVLPEKAEPKPTPTVTVTVTPSAPADGQTQPEQ from the coding sequence GTGAGGGACACACGAGAGAGCCGGCTGCTCCTGGTGCTGCTGATCGCCATCGCGTTCGCACTGATCACGGTGGACATCCGCGGCGGAGAGGATTCACCGGTCGACGGCGCCCGGCAGGCCGCGGCGACGGTCTTCGGTCCCATCGAGAACGGGGTGTCGGGCGCGGTCGACCCGATCGGCAACGCGGTCTCCGCGATCCGCGAGTCCGGCGACCGCCACGACCGGCTCGCCGTGCTGGAGCGGGAGAACGCCGCGCTCAAGGCCGAACTCGGCAGCGACGACCGCGACCGCAGCCGGCTGAGGCAGCTCGACAAGATGCTGAAGACCGCCGGGCAGGGCCAGTACGGCATCAAGGGCGCCCAGGTCATCGCCATAGGAGCCGCCCAGGGCTTCTCCTGGACCATCACCATCGACGTCGGCGCCGAGGACGGCATCAAGCGCGACATGACCGTCCTCAACGGCGACGGACTCGTCGGCCGCGTCACCACCGTGGGCCCGAGCACCGCCACCGTGCTGCTCGCCAGCGACCCCGACTTCACCGTCGGCACCCGCATGGAGGCCACCGACGAACTCGGCTTCGCCTCCGGCCAGGGCGACCGCCCGCTGCGCGTCGAACTCCTCAACGGCAAGGCCGAGGTCAAGAAGGGCGACCGCCTGGTCACCTTCGGCTCGCAGGCCGACAAGCCGTTCGTGCCCGGCGTCCCCGTCGGCGTCGTCTCCCGCGTCGACCCCTCCGGCGGCGACCTCACCCGCACCCTCTACGTCACCCCGTTCGTCAGCTTCAGCAAGCTCGACATCGTCGGCGTCGTCGTGCAGGCCCCCGGGAAGGACCCGCGCGACACCGTGCTGCCCGAGAAGGCCGAGCCGAAGCCCACGCCGACCGTGACGGTGACCGTCACGCCCTCCGCCCCCGCCGACGGCCAGACCCAGCCAGAGCAGTAG
- a CDS encoding DUF2637 domain-containing protein: MNDEHFDQLWYTPGFPAQNEGSGTGRHRASAVYTEPMEPPVPPWDPAEELAYLLQEARSDEHGRTVPHPHEEASATDPPTGSPLGDLQEITAELPPLRTTPRGHRRLTPRRRPDAVRIASYVIAALAAITVSMVSVFSGVVTYEPLLLVTTAHSNGSSSAWWPVLVYGPWLAGSLSVLRAALHQRRALHSWFVVLLFSSVAVMLCVAQAPRTITDTAAAALPGVAALACFQQLVRQITLTRPPRRAVPRHRLRSATDHPAPLTAPGDHERFRTPAPSCRHDVPPDRRPGQRTL, translated from the coding sequence ATGAATGACGAACACTTCGACCAGCTCTGGTACACCCCCGGCTTCCCGGCCCAGAACGAGGGATCGGGCACCGGCCGGCACCGGGCCTCGGCCGTCTACACGGAGCCCATGGAACCACCGGTCCCGCCCTGGGACCCGGCCGAAGAGCTCGCCTACCTGCTCCAGGAAGCCCGCAGCGACGAACACGGCAGGACCGTGCCGCACCCCCACGAGGAGGCGTCGGCCACCGATCCCCCCACCGGAAGCCCCCTGGGCGACCTCCAGGAGATCACCGCCGAACTGCCGCCCCTGCGCACCACCCCACGCGGCCACCGGAGGCTCACCCCGCGCAGACGCCCCGACGCCGTACGCATCGCCAGCTACGTCATCGCCGCACTGGCCGCGATCACCGTGTCGATGGTGAGCGTCTTCAGCGGGGTGGTCACCTACGAACCCCTGCTCCTCGTCACCACGGCGCACAGCAACGGCAGTTCGTCGGCCTGGTGGCCCGTGCTCGTGTACGGCCCCTGGCTGGCGGGCTCGCTGTCCGTCCTCCGCGCGGCACTGCACCAACGGCGCGCCCTGCACTCGTGGTTCGTCGTCCTGCTGTTCTCGTCCGTCGCGGTCATGCTCTGCGTCGCCCAGGCACCTCGCACGATCACCGACACCGCCGCCGCCGCGCTGCCGGGAGTCGCCGCACTGGCGTGCTTCCAGCAACTCGTCCGCCAGATCACCCTGACCCGGCCGCCCCGCCGGGCCGTCCCCCGCCACCGGCTGCGGTCCGCCACGGATCACCCCGCGCCGCTCACCGCCCCCGGCGACCACGAGCGTTTCCGGACCCCTGCCCCCTCCTGCCGGCACGACGTCCCGCCCGACCGGCGCCCCGGGCAGCGCACCCTGTAG
- the mreD gene encoding rod shape-determining protein MreD has translation MRVNRILLSSSLIVVALVVQVSVLARLHLPGAVPDLLLLTVLGLALVYGHVGGALVGFAAGLLADLAPPADHAAGRYALVLCVIGYLAGLVKPESGQVKSATGPMVVVVAAALGSTLLYAGVGALVGDTAARHVGLGGLLFTAALYDLLLAPFVVPGVMALARRAENDPLAETNSAKAGDISSGWLSGGTGLRIGAQRSGLRVKAARARVARAGRIKGVKRL, from the coding sequence ATGCGCGTCAACCGGATCCTGCTCTCCAGCTCGCTGATCGTCGTCGCCCTGGTGGTCCAGGTGAGCGTCCTCGCCCGCCTCCACCTCCCGGGCGCCGTCCCCGACCTGCTGCTGCTCACCGTCCTCGGCCTCGCGCTGGTCTACGGCCACGTCGGGGGCGCCCTCGTCGGCTTCGCCGCCGGACTCCTCGCCGACCTCGCCCCGCCCGCCGACCACGCCGCCGGCCGCTACGCCCTCGTGCTGTGCGTCATCGGCTACCTCGCCGGACTCGTCAAACCCGAGAGCGGCCAGGTGAAGTCGGCCACCGGCCCCATGGTCGTGGTCGTCGCCGCCGCGCTCGGCTCCACCCTGCTCTACGCCGGCGTCGGCGCCCTCGTCGGCGACACCGCCGCCCGCCATGTCGGCCTCGGCGGGCTGCTGTTCACCGCCGCGCTGTACGACCTGCTGCTCGCGCCGTTCGTCGTCCCCGGCGTGATGGCCCTGGCCCGGCGCGCCGAGAACGACCCGCTCGCCGAGACGAACTCCGCCAAGGCCGGCGACATCTCCTCCGGCTGGCTCTCCGGCGGCACCGGGCTGCGCATCGGCGCGCAGCGGAGCGGCCTGCGGGTGAAGGCGGCCCGGGCGCGGGTGGCCCGCGCCGGACGCATCAAGGGGGTCAAGCGCCTGTGA